The Cryptomeria japonica unplaced genomic scaffold, Sugi_1.0 HiC_scaffold_270, whole genome shotgun sequence genome segment TAAAATAAACCAATGAACTAttgaataaatgttaatttagtttaattaaaaACCAATGAACTATTAAAATAAACTAGATTAACAATTAGAATAAGATAAACACAACAATACGAAGATGTGAATTTATATCATCTCACAAATATAAAAACACTGATTTAAAATTTTGTCtatttaattttcaaatatgttaAAATAGTAAAATCTATGTATTGAGATCAATTTAATGATTaagattcaaatatttgaaaatgatTGTATAAAGAATGATTCACATTCAAAATAATGAAAGGCATATATCTTAAATTAAATATGTATTGTTGAtcaaatattttcctaaaaatggAATTTATGATCTTGTAGGCTTTTTATTGTTATAATTAGGAGTCATtagctatttaaataaatattcattttaatagttttttacattatcaatttgaaaattaattatttCAAGAGATGACTAGTTTACATGAATGTTTTATAAATTATAGCATTTGTTATATAAAAAATCACTTTAACTATATTGATATActtattaaaaaagaaaagaatacTAATTTTTTTAGTACATTATCTAACTAGAAAATCACATAATAATTATATAACTTTGTAGGAACCTAATTAATACAAATAGTACATAGATCATAATTACTTAACAATGTGTATTTACAAGAAATGCATATAGGGAAAATaaaatagattatatatatatactttaattaaaaaataaaatgattaaaataCATGTATCATCATATTTACACATATAGTTCAGGAAAACACACATATTAGGAAGTGAAATTAAATACAATATAATCTTAATTATATTTTCACAATGCATTTGTAGAGGTTTAAATTTATCCTTACATTGACTATCATTCAAAAGAAATTATCATTTGAAATATTCTCCATGTTGTGTCTTTATATATCAATGTTACTTCAAATCCCCTATTTGTAATTGTTGTGTTTTTCCAATCTATGCCACCTTTGTTTTCcatgattaaataagttatttgtTTACTCATCTTCTACCTTCAATTCATtgcattgaatttttttaatatagTTCTTCTTACCCTTTCCAATTAGTTTCCATCATCTAACCCTATTTTAAGATTAAAAAGGAAGCATGATTGCACAAAAAAGCTTCCCCTTATCCTACCCATTCATATTGGAAAATATTTTGAACTGAATTTCACCAAAAGAAATACTTGGTTAGCTACATTGATAACCTCATATAAACAACATCCATAGCAATAAAATTGTCTTACAATTGAAATTTTCTTATAGATAACTCATTAATATTAATTATTCCCATTATTTTCTTGTCCTTGGTAGAAAACCACTTTCTAGAAAATCATCATTTATAAAAAAGGATTATCTAAATAATTGAAAATAttctttaatatattattattgacCAAAATATCTCCCACCCTATTTTCCATCCTTAGGGTGTATATTCTTTTAACCCTGACTTTAACTTACCACttaattgaattttgaaatttattaACATTTtctaaataataacaataatatgatTATAAAAATATTTTCATAGTAAATTATTAACTCAATCATTTTATtccacaaataaataaaaaatgtaaagTATGCATAATATAGTTATAAATAGTATTAAAATGTATTGATCTTAGATGGACACCCCAATTCCATTTACCTTTCATTGGTGACAAATGGTGTTCTTGGGTGGGATCACAAACTAACGTTTGAAGGTGATTTTCTTGGTATCAAATGTACTATTGTAGGTTGAAATCAAGATGGTTATGGGTGAGCACTTGATGGTGGTAGAAGAGTGATCTATGGTTAATACTGGTGTTTCCTCAAGGTTTATTGCATCCCTCCTAAATCCAGATGTGGTTTTGTCCCCTAGAAATGGTTATGATGAAGAAGGTTTTTCTCGGTGGAATTGAGGACATAATTATGGCAACTCATGTGAGTGTTGGAATTATCATGTTGAGTGATATTTCAAGTCTCCTAAACTAAGATGAAGTGCATTCTAGAATCCATTCCTAGCTAACTTTTTTTTTGTGTCCCTAGCTCAACATCATCAATGGTCATTTTGGGTTGCACATTTCTAAAGATCACCAATATTGAACCAATACATAATTTTGAATGGATTCATGACTTCATTGAGTTGGTATTGAGGGAGAATAATGGTGCTTGACTAATAATAGAAGGTTAGCTATACTTTATATAAATGATGTAATTAAAACCTACATAATGCAACTCTTGTAATGCAAGGGGTTAAGGTTAGTTTTATCCTATGTAGGGTAGAAGGTCTTTAGAATGATATAGTctagttttaaaaataaaacatgATGTAACATAGTTTTCTAAATCAATATAAACTATGCAATCCAAGATTGTGCCTTACCCATCAAAACTAAAAATATTAACTTGTCACATAATCATTGTCATATAAAGTGTCATTAAATAGGTCACATAACATATGTACATAATATTAAATTTCATAATATATTAACAAAATTGTATTGAGTGTGAGAGGAATAGGGTGTGGATTGCGAGGTTGGAGAGAGGCATTGAAAAATTTGGTCAAGatcaataataatttaatttagatttttgtTATAGGAGTGGCCATTGTGGGCAAAAAATTGAGATGAATAAGAAGAAAAAAGAGCCAAAGATCAAAGATCAAAGATCAAGATAAGACAAAAGGAAAAAAGACCGCTACTTTTTCTACGTAGGAAAACATGCTAGACTAAATGGTGGAGAACTTGGACTACATATCTTAGTGTCCCTGTCTTTATTGTGATGCTCTATTTTTTGTTTTCTACTCTTGTCAATCTAATGTCTTTATATTTTATCATAACTATTTAGtgtatgttttatttttaaattttgatctaTTTGTGGTGACTAGATGGCTTGATCTCCAAGCCTTTTGCGATGGTTTTTTAATTTGAAACAATAATGGgttggggcccttccccacttaATGAAACCAAAAACATTAAATTTCATAATAAAGGGTACAACATATGTGTAATATACAATAATTATGCTTAAATAAAATTTGTATGTGCTAGGGTATTGGATATAGATACATGTAATTATAGGAAAAATATAACACCACTCCTAGAGTAGTgcataaataaattgcattcttcAAGTTGTGATCATCAAGAGGGCTTCACAAGTAAATTTTTTTAccatatatttattaattatttcatcaatttcttaGATGTTCAATGATcatgtttgtatgtatatatggtaaataaatcaattattctaTTGTGTGTTTTAGATAGTATGTAAATTATCAAATTGGTCATATTTAGTAGTATTGTATTAtacaatagattttttttttcattaagatAAGTGGAGGAGGGGGGCCCAACCCTTACAAACAAGCACCAAAAAAGACTAGCATAACCATAGGCTTGGAGGCCAAGCTAGAGAAAAACATGACCAAAATGaactattttataaatataaagatATTTGGTTTATCAAAGCCTACAGATAATATAAATGAAACAAGAGTAACAAAAAATCTAGAACAACAATAAAAACATAAAATACTCTAGAAAAAAGAGTTATATTCTTCAACCATTTTCTATAAAGCTTCCTCCAATGTTGTGGCAATCGTAGTCctctttccttttttattttccCTCATTTTCTTCATTTGTGTATTCTTCTTTGCCCTTTACTCATGTTTTATTCCCGCAGTAACCACCCCAAACATAGTCTTGTGCATGAAGGTGTTGTTGATTCTAACCAATTGTTCCATAGCTCTCCTAGATAGCATTTGTATCTCTGTTTTTCTTACAACTCATGAAATCTTGAGGGTTTTCTATATTTTCTACCTTATTAGTTAGGTCCTCAAGTTTAGTGAGAATAATTTTTCTCCTTATTCATGATCTTTgtatcttcttgttcttcttcctcctcATCACCATGTATTTTTAAGAATATTAAGCCCTTCAAGACTTTCTCTGAGTGAGTATTGTAGGGTGAGGAGTGGGATAATGAATCTTCAAGAATTAAATTGAGTGGTTAATCTGTTATTTTTCCTTGCTATCTTCTTTATTATAAGTGGGCCTATTTTAATTCTCCTCATATTCTTACTTAGGGGGATTTTTACCAAGTTCCACAACAATCTTCACCGTGGCAAAAAGATTTTCTAGTCTAACAAATCTCCTTTCTCTTAAAGAGATTATGAAGTCTTCCTTAACACATTCCCTATCCAAAATATAAATGGCTAGTGAATGGGTGGTATGAGACAATCTATTTGTTTTACTAACAAATTTAAATAGGTTTCCATTTACCCAAATTTACTTTTATGTTGCGACCCGGGAGGGTTAGCACATTTTTTACCTTATTGTGTGGGTCTTGCAAGGACTTTTCAAGGCCTAATTCAACAATTGGGGGGTTTCACAAGCAaggattatatttttttttttgaagttcatAGAAGGTATTTTCTAAATAAGATAGCTTTTGATAGAAACAATGCAAAGTTCACAAACAATGGATAACTCCTTATAGTGCAAGTGTCTTATTATTTGGTGTTCCTTTTCATATTAATCAACAAAGTGTTTTGGGAGAGGAATTTGTGGTGGCTTCTTTTTTCTTAATTTCAATAAAATTCCTAGCTTCTCTTTGAGAACTTCCAAATAAACACATGGTATATTCACGTTCCATAGGAAAAGgtgaagagaaattcaagaaaaactaGCACCTCAGCATGCCACTTGGCACAACTACACTTAATTTTGGAGTTGTGTGAGATTTTTTTAGTTATAATTTGTGCCATTGGTAGTAAAAGGTTAAGGGACTAATAGGTGGGGATGACATAAAAGGAAGCTAGTATTTCCATGTGATATCACAACACATTTTGAGTGAGAGGAGTTTCTATCATATGTTGGAGTTGTGGCAATGGTTGAAGCAGCTAGTGGGACTAGCAAGAAGGGCTACCCATCTAGATTAAAAAGGGTTGAAATGTGTAATGATGGTTCTCTTCTTGAGCACAGAAAAgccaaataattttaaaaatcacaCCATTCGTTATTGTTGAAATAATATGAATTACACTCATTTAATGTCCTAGATGGAATAATTATCACACCAGTAATTAGTTGCAATTGTCTCATCATGGAGAGACATTTCAAAGGCTTCTAGTAGTATTCTATTACCTAGAGATTTGTACCAAGTTTCTAGAAGAAAGGTTACATatttgttctctttcatttttaaAATCTTTACAATTTCATAGAATTTCaggagggtaagtgcaccaagatggtgaacataaaagtggccacatgcaaaaagaaaatgaaatttctcataacccgtgcgtgttctagaaattcaaaaatgcgctaggcttggtaacaccaagcctagccaaaaacaattaaaaaacaaaaagttcctcaaaacctgtacgggttttgaggaaaattgcattttatagtaaaaaatcaaaagttcctcaaaacccgtatgggttttgaggaagattatattttacagtaaaaaatcaaaagttcctcaaaacccgtgattatattttatagtaaaaatcaaaagttcctcaaaacccgtactggttCTGAGGaacataattttttataataaaaaatcaNNNNNNNNNNNNNNNNNNNNNNNNNNNNNNNNNNNNNNNNNNNNNNNNNNNNNNNNNNNNNNNNNNNNNNNNNNNNNNNNNNNNNNNNNNNNNNNNNNNNNNNNNNNNNNNNNNNNNNNNNNNNNNNNNNNNNNNNNNNNNNNNNNNNNNNNNNNNNNNNNNNNNNNNNNNNNNNNNNNNNNNNNNNNNNNNNNNNNNNNNNNNNNNNNNNNNNNNNNNNNNNNNNNNNNNNNNNNNNNNNNNNNNNNNNNNNNNNNNNNNNNNNNNNNNNNNNNNNNNNNNNNNNNNNNNNNNNNNNNNNNNNNNNNNNNNNNNNNNNNNNNNNNNNNNNNNNNNNNNNNNNNNNNNNNNNNNNNNNNNNNNNNNNNNNNNNNNNNNNNNNNNNNNNNNNNNNNNNNNNNNNNNNNNNNNNNNNNNNNNNNNNNNNNNNNNNNNNNNNNNNNNNNNNNNNNNNNNNNNNNNNNNNNNNNNNNNNNNNNNNNNNNNNNNNNNNNNNNNNNAAACTAGGTGCTCAAccttttaggaagaaacaaaatctcATAAATTCTTTTATGGAAGTATTGATATAAATATGCACAAGATTTATTATTTACAATATTTTTCTAGTTAGaaattctacttgggttgctaatctTGTATTTGTGAAAGATTAATATAAAAATTAGACAAAGAGTGggtttaaaatatattaataaaacatCTAAAATGGATAATTATCATTTTCTATCCTTTGAGTAAGTACTatcaaatattaataaatatagatGATGTTATTTCTGAATGGCTATTTTGGCTACAATTGGGTTATGCCAAATACAGAAGGTAGATAATAGACCACCTTCACTACTAAGTGGGATATGTTTACAATTAGAAGGATGGCCTTTAGTTTGATTAAAGCTAGAGCTATCATTTCTAGGGCCATGAATATTTTCTTTAAAGGTTTTATAGGAAAGTGAATCAATAATTGAATTAAAATAGTTGTTCAACTTAATTAATTATTGGTAGGAACAATTTAAATTGATATTGATGATATTGGATATACCCACTATTAAAAAACACCTATAATTTTCATTAAATGATTTATGAGCATAATTATTTATCATCCTATTGACCAAACACTATACAAAATAAATGATTGCAAAAAAAATACATACGTCACTAACAAACATATACATATTTATGCGTCTTAAATAGTGAATAATACATATAAATATCTTAATAATGCTTACAATTTATagattaatcaaatattaattttaaaatcaattaaGTGACATTATTCTTTATAGAAAAGATTTCattagaaaaatatggaaaaacaaAATTCCATACAAAAAGCatcctaaacagtcaaaagcaatAGTTTtgccaattcctttccatttctctaaAGCACTTCGCATTTTTATGCATAAATAAAATTTATGGTATCTAAGAAAGAGTCGAACATAGAAAATCCATTATGCAGGAAAGTTTTTATTCAAAGAAAAACTGGTGAATTGAGGGAGCAGACATATTTGAGGCTGCCAATTTGTTCTAACAGTCCACGAACTTGTAGGTAGTAAGCAGATAACCATTATTCTTTCCTTGTCCATCTCCATCAATGGCATTAAAAGCATCTGTTTCTAACACCAATCCTCCATTTTGGCACTGGTCCAGAATTCGTACGGTCACATTTTCACTGGTCAAATCATTTTTCACCTGTAAGAATTCAACTGATTACGTAAGCCTTGAATAAACCGTATACAAATAAGCAAACATATTCTTATTATATATTTTAACATCACAAAATTAAAGGTTTATATTTAACAAGTAAAAGCATAAGACATTGTTTCTTGTAATTAGATGGCGGAGTTTACTTGGATGCAGGTGCCGCAGATGGAAGATCCCATGGGCTTGCCGGCTTGGTCACAATAGGCAGCCCAAAGGTATTCCTTGCGCCACTCTAGGGGCTGCTTAGAGTCAAATGTAGCACAAAATAGGCCATCAATGTTGTAATTACGACCAGCAGAATCATACGGATTAGACGTGGTAAACGTCTCGCCATTAACACAGAGTATGGAAGCCAGGAAGAAGCATAGAGCAATCCACCTCACAACCTTGGAAGCCATGATGATATGCTCAACACAACCAGAATACTATGAAACTGATTGTTGTGTTAAGGCAGGCGATATTGTTGTCAGAAGAATGACTCCTATGATTATAGCGTTATCATTAGGCTTGTTCTCAATATTTTTTCATGTTGCCCATGTAGCCCTTGGCTTATTTGTTTGGAGTCAGTAATTATTCCGAGGATATTCAATAGGATTTCTTGGTTTGTTCATTGAAATCCGTAACAAGATTTCTTGGTTTGTTCGTTGGAATCGGTAACAAGATTTCTTGGTTTCTTCGTTGAAATCGGCAACGTACTATATTTATGTGACGATTTATGATGTATACATTAGGAaattcaattaataaattaattattgagaTCGAAGGCATTCTTCTTAGAATACTCGCTTGGTTAGGCAGAAGgaaatcatatttatttgattataacaTTAGTTTGATTGTTGTTATAGTTTGTTTAAAGAAGTATTGTTCTGGAAAGGACTTTCAAATATATCTTTTAGTTTTTGTTAAATTTTTGGTCAAGAATCATGGATAGACATATATTTCATATGGCTCTAAGCATCATGTCGTTTTTTATCTAATACACAAATTTTGCAAGTTGATTTATAAGAACATGTCCTCTTGTAACATATCATCAGTCTTGTCAAATTATTCATAAAATTTTCCACCCTTAAATATAAACAAGAAGAAGATGAATGAAGGAAAACTCGATGAAAAGAGGGCTAGATGTCTACAAAACTAATTGCAAAATTTTACACTATAGGAATTTTTCTAGGCCAATGGACCTCCTACAAAGTAAAGCATGGACCAAACATGGGTTGTAGGAAATTTTAGCAACAACGTGTCATTCCATGACTAGATATCaacctaattaaataaaaaatgtcaCTATTCTATAATTGTTCCTATATATTTATGCATTGAATTgctaaaataaactatattaacaATTAGAATAAGACTCACACAATAACTCAAACCTGAAGATTTCTATTatctaataaatatttaaatattggttataaatttatctttttaatttttaattttttttattttca includes the following:
- the LOC131048747 gene encoding pathogenesis-related protein PR-4-like, translated to MASKVVRWIALCFFLASILCVNGETFTTSNPYDSAGRNYNIDGLFCATFDSKQPLEWRKEYLWAAYCDQAGKPMGSSICGTCIQVKNDLTSENVTVRILDQCQNGGLVLETDAFNAIDGDGQGKNNGYLLTTYKFVDC